In Clupea harengus unplaced genomic scaffold, Ch_v2.0.2, whole genome shotgun sequence, the DNA window taaacatttaaaatgttaccTACTTTATAAGATGATCTTTTCTTGTTTAACATGACCTAAGGCACATATGGAAAATGCCtttgcatttttttaaatgctttttaaCTTTTTAAACTTGTTTTTTGTCATTCTGAAGTCCAATTGACTGTCCCCAATTTCCCGAGCATTAAACCTCACTAGTGTTCCTCCCAATACAATTGCATGTGTCTCCTCTTTATGCAAGTAGCAATAGCACTAGTCCATTTCAGAACCCCCGTTTGATGACTGTCTTGTGTGCCTTGTTGCAAGGCATTCGGCCCTATAGGTGTGAGCTCTGTGAGAAAGCCTTCACCCAACGCTGCTCCTGGAGTCCCATCTGAGGAAGATCCACGGCGTGCGGCAACAGTACGCCTATCGCCAGCGGCGCTCCAAgatctttgtgtgtgaggactgtggCTTCACCACTGGGAGACCAGATGAATACTTCGTACATGTTCGTGAGCATCATCCTGGCAGTGCCGCCTTGCGGAGATACTTTCGCAAACACATTCCTGACAGACCAGCCACAGCGGCTGATCACATCAATCCCTTTTTACTTTACCAACCGGCTAGTTTCTACATCTAAACATAGACCAATTCATTTTGTCTGCATCTTAATAAGCTCTAACTTTGTATATTGTTTCTAATTTGATTATATTAATGAAAATTGTGTTTGATAAAACATTTGAAATCACTGGAATCCTGacaaatcaaaataaaaacaccctCCGCTACATTAATATTGCTGTTGGATGTAAAGTTTATGAACAAAAAGTATTCAACACAAA includes these proteins:
- the LOC122132359 gene encoding LOW QUALITY PROTEIN: transcription factor Ovo-like 2 (The sequence of the model RefSeq protein was modified relative to this genomic sequence to represent the inferred CDS: inserted 1 base in 1 codon), whose product is MLTRHLKCHSVVKRHPCRFCGKGFNDTFDLKRHMRTHTGIRPYRCELCEKAFTQRCXLESHLRKIHGVRQQYAYRQRRSKIFVCEDCGFTTGRPDEYFVHVREHHPGSAALRRYFRKHIPDRPATAADHINPFLLYQPASFYI